The following are from one region of the Polyangiaceae bacterium genome:
- a CDS encoding phosphoribosylaminoimidazolesuccinocarboxamide synthase produces MVSDEIIRQALSHPLLKSDLDALGKKYEGKVRDNYSSADGKRYIVVSDRISAFDRVLGTLPLKGQVLNWIAAWWFEKTRHIADNHVISVPDPNVMVAHECELLPVEMVMRAYLTGTTSTSIWVHYENGARTFCGHDLPEGMKKHQKLPKPILTPSTKAAHGDHDVSASREEILKLTGMPESDFDTAAKMAAELFAFGQKTCAERGLILVDTKYEFGKTKDGRIVVIDEIHTPDSSRFWYEKTYAERMEAGENPESFDKEYVRRWLKDKGFMGDGPIPEIPDDVKVEAVKRYIEAIETISGEAFEPNLEDPGPRMKKNLGL; encoded by the coding sequence GTGGTCAGCGACGAAATCATCCGACAGGCGCTCTCTCACCCCCTCCTGAAAAGCGACTTGGACGCGCTCGGGAAGAAGTACGAGGGCAAGGTACGAGACAACTACAGCTCTGCCGATGGCAAGCGGTACATCGTAGTCAGCGATCGCATCAGTGCATTCGATCGTGTGCTCGGGACGTTGCCGTTGAAGGGGCAGGTGCTGAACTGGATCGCCGCCTGGTGGTTCGAGAAGACGCGCCACATCGCGGACAACCACGTGATCAGCGTGCCGGATCCGAACGTGATGGTGGCCCACGAGTGTGAGCTGTTGCCCGTCGAGATGGTGATGCGTGCGTACCTGACTGGCACCACCAGCACCAGCATCTGGGTGCACTACGAAAATGGCGCGCGCACCTTCTGTGGTCACGACCTGCCAGAAGGCATGAAGAAGCACCAAAAGCTCCCGAAGCCGATTCTGACGCCGAGCACCAAGGCGGCTCATGGCGATCATGACGTGTCAGCTTCTCGCGAAGAAATCCTCAAGCTCACCGGCATGCCCGAGAGCGACTTCGACACCGCAGCGAAGATGGCAGCGGAGCTGTTCGCCTTTGGACAAAAGACCTGCGCCGAGCGCGGCTTGATCCTTGTGGATACGAAGTACGAGTTTGGAAAGACGAAGGACGGACGCATCGTGGTGATCGACGAGATCCACACGCCTGATTCGTCACGCTTCTGGTACGAAAAGACCTACGCTGAGCGCATGGAAGCTGGGGAAAATCCTGAGAGCTTCGACAAGGAGTACGTGCGGCGCTGGCTGAAGGACAAGGGCTTCATGGGCGATGGCCCCATCCCGGAGATCCCGGACGACGTGAAGGTTGAAGCCGTGAAGCGCTACATCGAGGCCATCGAGACGATCAGCGGCGAGGCCTTCGAACCAAACCTCGAGGATCCTGGTCCGCGCATGAAGAAGAACCTCGGTCTCTGA